DNA sequence from the Acidothermus cellulolyticus 11B genome:
GGACGTACCAGAACGCCAGCGCCACCAGCGGCGGATACAGACCGCCGCCAAGGATGACGAGTGAGAGCGGGACGGGTCCCATCGTGGCGGTGGCCAGCGTCGGTAGCAGCACGACGAGGAGCGGGTAGAGCGCGACGAGTGCGGCGGCGGGCGCGAGCACGCTGAGACTCAGGCCGAGCTGCGCGCGCATCAGGGAGCGCAGCAGGGTTTCGCCGTAACTGCTCGCGGAGTAGAGGTCCTCGACCGCTGGGTATCGGCGGCCGGCGGCCTGTCGCGGTGACGCGACGACGATCTCGCGGCGCGGATGCTGGGTCACGGCGCCTCCTCCCGGGGTGCGCGGCCGTGGAACAGCCGTTCCCGGAAGTCTCGGAGGTGACGGCGGCTCACCGGCAGGTGGTGGCCGCCGACGAGCACGCTGGTCTGACCGTCGCGGGTAGCGATCTCCCGGACCGCGCGCAGCGCCACCAGATGGCTGCGGTGAATGCGTGCGAAACCGTGCGGTTCCCAGCGCTCGGCGAGGACAGCGAGCGGCACTCGCACGAGGTAGCTGTGCCCATCATGAGTGTGCACCCGAACGTAGTCGCCGGCCGCCTCCACCCACTCGACCTCCGATCGGTCGATGAGCACGGTCCGGCCTGGGAGATCAGCGGCCAGGGTGGCGAACTGCTCGCCGCTGTCGCGATTGGCGGTCGACGTGCGGCCGGTGACCCTGGCCAGTGCGGCCGACAGCCGGTGGACATCGAACGGTTTGAGAACGTAGTCGACGGCCTGGACGCCGAAGGCGGCGACCGCATATTTCTCGTGGGCCGTGACGAACACAACCGCGGGCGCCCGGGCGAACCGGTTGAGCACACCGGCGAGTTCGAGGCCGTCCAGGCCGGGCATGACGACGTCGAGGAACACGACGTCCACGTCGTCGTGTTCGAGGCATCGCAACGCCTCCGCCGCATCGTGGGCGGCGTAAATTGTGCCGACCGCGGGGCACTGCCGCAGCGAATACACCAACTCGTCGAGCGCCGGCGGTTCGTCGTCCACTGCGAGAACGGACAGCTGCGTGGTCACGAGGACACCCCCGCAAGGATCGCCGCGTGGTATTTCGGCACTCGGAACGTGACGCGCGTTCCGGCGCCGGGGCCGGTCTCGATGACCAGGCCGTACGAGTCGCCGAAGACCTTCCGGAGCCGCTCATCGACGTTGCGCAAGCCGATCGCCTCCTCGTCGGTCGTGCCGGCGAGAATGCGGCGGAGGCGCCGGGGATCGGCTCCGACCCCGTCGTCGTCCAAGCAGACGAGGACTTCGCTGTCCGCGTCCTATATGGAAATGTCCAGCCGACCGGATTGCTTGGGTTCGAGCCCGTGACGGATCGCGTTCTCCACCAGGGGTTGCAGGATCAAGGACGGGACCCGGACGGCGAGGACCTCCGGAGCAACGCGCAATGTGACGGCGAAGCGGTCGCCGAATCGGGCCTGCTCCAGTTCGAGATACAGCTCGACGAGGCGCAATTCTTCGGCCATGGTGGCAAATTGGCCGTGGCTGCGGAAGCAGTAGCGGGTGAAGTCGGCGAAGCCGACGAGAAGGCGACGGGCACGCTCCGGATACGACCGGACGAACGATTCAATCGCTGTCAAGGCGTTGTAGAGAAAATGCGGCGAGATCTGCGCTCGGAGGAAGCGGAGTTCAGCACGGGTCGCGCGCTCCTTTGACCGGTCGAGTTCGGCGAGCTTCAGCTGAGTGCAGAGAAACTCAGCGACTTCGCCGGTAAGGCGCAGGAGTCCGGCTCCGGCGGCGGCGTCGACCGCAGCCAGTGCGCCGAGAACTTTTCCTCCGATGCTGAGCGGGACGACGACGGCGCTCTGGAGGGCACAGCCGGCGCCCGATGCGCACTCGAGGGTACCCGCCGGCAGAACCTCGGGTCGGCCGGTGGCGATAGTCCGGCGTAGCGCGGAGTCCAGGAGAGCTCGGTGCGCATCGTCGACGCCGTCCGCCGCCAGAACTCCCTCGCCGTCGACGAGAAGGACGCCTCTGGTGCCGAGCAGGGCCCGCAGGTGGGGGATCGCGGCCCCGGCTCCCTCGGCGGTCAAGCCGATGCGAAGCGCCGGCGCCGCGAGGTTGGCGGTCCGCAGCACCCGGTACGTCGCGCGCTGGTCTGTCGTACCGAGTGCTCGGTCGCCCCGCAGGCCGTACCGGAAAATGATGACGACGGCGCCGACCATAATCACCGCGGCGATCCAGAGGCCGACGTTCTTCACCGTCACCCCCGTCCGCACGCCGAGGACTTTCTGCCCGAAGTATGACACTGACCAGCCGATCGAGGAAATCCGCGACGCCGTCACTTTCGGCCGACGGCTGACTGCCGTTCGGCGCCCGCTGATGCACGTTCGGCGCAGGTCAGGCGCTGTTTGGCGATTGGCCGGCGCGCACTCGTTGCCGGGACCGCTGGGGAACTTCAACGATTCTTGCGAGATCTCGTGGATGCTCCGGTGGCCGGCGACGTATTCGACGGCCGGATCGTCCCGGGAGGCATTGGGCGGTCGCCGACAGGGCGACAGGAAAGGGAGGGTGACGTGTCCACGACCGTGGAATCCGGAAGGCTGGAACACGAGCAGCAGACGAAAGTGACGGGGATGCCGGCGCCGGCAGACCCGGCACCGCTTGGTCTCGCCGGTTTCGCACTCACAACATTCCTGCTCTCGGCAAAGAACGCGGGTTGGACGCACGGCACGGATGCCTGGCTCGGCTACGCATTCGCGTACGGCGGTCTCGTCCAGTTGCTCGCCGGCATGTGGGAATTCCGCAACCGTAATGTTTTCGGTGCCACGGCATTTTCGACATACGGCGGCTTCTGGATCGGCCTCGGCCTTTACGTCAAGCTTGTCGCGCCCACCGCGCAGAATGGCTCGCAGGTCAGTAATGACCTCGCGTGGATTCTCCTTGCGTTTCTGATTTTCAACAGCTACATGCTGCTCTGGAGCCTGTGGACGAACTGGGCGGTATTCGGGGTGTTCCTCACCTTGGAGGTGACCGAGCTCGTGCTGGTCATCGGGAACTTCAACGAGAACAGCAATGCCGTCAAGGCCGGTGGAGTGATCGGCGTCATCACCGCCGCGGTGGCGTGGTACACCTCGGCTGCCGGCGTTATCAACGGCATGGTGGGCCGTTCTCTGCTGCCGGTTGGATCGCCGCCGGCCGGGAATGTGGGTCGGGCGGCACCGGCTGTCACTCCGCAACCGGTTCCGCAACGCTAGGAGCGAATACGGCATGCATACGCGACGAAGAGGGGACGAAGGGAGCAGGTGATGGTGGCAGCAGATGATCGGGACACTCGTGCGGATGTCCCCGAGGTGGAGGTGTCCGAGGCGCAGATCGCGGTGCACTGGCGGGAGGAACCGTATTATTACCCGTCGGCCAAGTTCATCGCGCAGGCGAACGCGGGGGATCCGGCGATCCTGGAGCGTTTCAGTGAGCAGAATTTCCCCGAGTGCTTTCGGGTCTACGCCGATCTCCTGAGCTGGGACGCCTACTGGCACACGACGCTCGACACGAGCAATCCACCGTTCTGGAAGTGGTTCGTCGGCGGCCGGCTCAACGCCTGCTACAACTGCGTCGATCGCCATTTGGCGGCGTCCGCGAACAAGGCGGCGTTCATCTGGGTTCCCGAACCGGAGAACGAGCCGACGCTGGCGCTCACCTACCAGGAGTTGTATCGACGGGTGAACGAATTCGCCGCACTGCTCCGCGACTTCGCCGGGGTGAAGACCGGAGACCGGGTGACGCTCCACTTGCCGATGGTGCCGGAATTGCCGATTGCCATGCTCGCCTGCGCCCGGCTCGGCGCCATCCATTCCCAGGTCTTCGCCGGCTTCAGCGGTGCCGCGTGCGGGGACCGGATCGCCGACGCAGAGAGCAAGGTGCTCATCACCATGGACGGGTACTACCGGGCCGGCGACTTGCTCGACCATAAGGTGAAAGCCGATGAGGCGGTGGCCCGTGCCGCCCAACAGGGGTGCACGGTGGAGAAGGTGCTCGTCTTCCGCCGCCACGCCGGGCAGTACGCGTCCAAGAGCCCCATGGTCGACGGACGCGATTTCTTCGTCGACGACATTCTGCCGCAGTTCCGGAATAAGCTCGTCGCTCCGGTCTCCATGCCGGCCGAGTCCACGTTGTTTCTCATGTACACGAGCGGTACGACAGGCCGGCCGAAGGGGTGCCAGCACTCCACCGGCGGTTATCTCAGTTACGTGGCTGGGACGTCGAAGTACTACCTCGACATCCACCCGGAGGACACCTACTGGTGCTTCGCCGATATTGGGTGGATCACCGGGCACAGTTACATCGTGTACGGTCCATTGGCGCTGGGCACGACGAGTGTGATGTACGAAGGCACGCCGACGTATCCGGACGCCGGCCGCCCGTGGCGGATTGCCGAGCGCCTCGGCGTGAACATCTTCCACACGTCACCGACAACGATCCGCATGCTCAGGAAGGTGGGGCCGGACGAGCCAGCCAAATACAACTACCACTTCAAGCTGATGACCACCGTCGGTGAGCCGATCGAACCGGACGTCTGGCGCTGGTATTACGACGTGATTGGGAAAGGCGAAGCCGTCATCACCGACACGTGGTGGCAGACCGAGACCGGCGGTTTCCTCGGGTGCCAGCTCCCCGCGCTGGCGCCGATGAAGCCGGGCAGCTGCGGCCCTGGTGTACTCGGCGTCTTCCCGGTCATTTACGACGAGAACGGCGAGGTGGTGCCGCCGGGCAGCGGCCGGGCCGGCAATATGTGCATCCGCAACCCATGGCCTGGTGTATTCCAGGGCATTTGGAAGCAGCCGGAACGGTTCGTGCAGACCTACTACGCCAAGTACTGCCGCAACCCCGAGAGCAAGGACTGGCGGGATTGGCCGTATTTCTCCGGTGACGGCGCTGTGCAGGCCGCCGACGGTTACTTCCGGATCCTCGGCCGGGTGGACGACGTCATCAATGTGGCCGGGCACCGGCTCGGCACCAAAGAACTGGAATCCGCGACGCTGACCGTGCCGGAGATCGCGGAGGCAGCCGCGGTCCCGGTGATGGACGAGCTCCGGGGTCGGGCGGTGGAGATGTACGTGACGCTCAAACCCGGCGTGGCGGCAAGTACCGAGATCACGGAGAAGGTCACCAAGGCGATCGAGACGGAGATCGGTAAGATCGCCCGACCCAAGAGCATCTGGATCGTCAGTGATCTGCCGAAGACGCGGTCGGCGAAAATCATGCGCCGGATTCTGGCTGGGATCTCCAACTTCACCGACGTCGGCGACACGACGACGCTGGCCAACCCCGAGGTCGTCGAGGAGATTCGGCGGGCGGTTCAGAAGGCGAAGATCGACCGTGGCGAGGTGCCGCGGCAGCTTACCCCGGAGGAACTCGAAGAGATCCGCGCCTTCGGCCGGGTGGAGTAGCGGGGGCGGCAACCGAGGCGTTGCGCGCCGGCCGGCGGTACGTACACTCGCCGCGTGACCGCAACGGCACCTGACGGCGCGCAACGCCTCGACGCCGGCGTAGCGATCCGGGTCATCCCGTGCCTTGACGTTGACGCCGGGCGGGTGGTCAAAGGCGTCAACTTCGTCCACCTCCGTGACGCCGGCGACCCGGTGGAATTGGCCGCCGCCTACAACGCCGAGGGTGCCGACGAGCTGGTCTTCCTCGACATCACGGCAAGCAGCGGCGACCGCGAGACCATGTACGACGTCGTCCGCCGTACGGCCGAGCAGGTCTTCATCCCCCTGACCGTCGGCGGCGGGGTCCGCAGCGTCGCGGATTTCGACCGGCTGCTGCGGGCCGGAGCCGACAAGGTGGGGGTCAACACGGCGGCCATTGCCGATCCCCGGCTGCTGGCCGAAGGCGCCGACCGGTTCGGTGCGCAGTGCGTCGTCCTGTCCATCGACGCCCGCCGCCGGCCGGACATGCCGTCCGGATTCGAGGTGACCACCCACGGCGGCCGGCGTTCCGCGGAGCTCGACGCGGTCGAGTGGGCGATCCGCGCCGTCGACCTTGGAGCGGGGGAAATTCTCCTCAATTCGATGGACGCAGATGGAACCCAGGCGGGTTTCGATCTCGAGCTCATCCGTGCCGTGCGGTCGGCGGTCAACGTTCCGATTATTGCGAGCGGTGGCGCAGGCCGAGCAGCCGATTTTCCACCTGCGATCGCGGCTGGGGCAAACGCCGTTCTGGCGGCGAGCGTGTTTCATTTCGGCCTGCTGCGCATCGCAGACGTGAAAGACGCCCTTCGCCAGGCGGGATATCCGGTCCGCGACGCGACGTCCGCGCTGCGGGACCCCGGCCCGGCGCGCCACGACCCGGGCCCGGCGTAGCCGGTGACCCCGGCCGGGCGAGCCCAGACCGACCGTGGCGGAACGCCGGCGAGCCGGCAGAATGAGCACATGACCCGACGTCCTTCCAACCTCGACCCGGCGATTGCCGCGCGGCTCAAGCGCGACGAGCACGGCCTTTTCCCCGCGGTGGCCCAGCAGTACGACACCGGCGAAGTCCTCATGGTGGGCTGGATGGACGACGAAGCGCTGCATCGCACGCTCACCACCGGACGGTGCACGTACTGGAGCCGGAGCCGCCAGGAGTACTGGGTCAAGGGGGAGACGTCCGGTCACCAGCAGTGGGTGAAGTCTGTGGCGCTCGACTGCGACGGCGACACGGTCCTCGTCAAGGTTGACCAGATCGGCGCAGCGTGTCACACCGGGGACCGCACGTGCTTTGACGCCGGGCAGTTGCCCGCCGTCGTCGGCGAGCCACCCACACCGGTCGGCGCCGGTGAGCGGCAGCCGGCCTCCGGCACGGCGGACGCCGCACCGTGACGACGCTCGCCACCCGTCCGCCGACCGATTCGGGCATTCGCCGGCTGACCCGGCGGTTATTGGCGGACGGCGAAACCGCAATCGGCCTCTACCGGAAGCTCGCCGGCGACCGTCCGGGGACGTTCCTGCTGGAATCCGCCGAGAGCGGCAGATCCTGGTCGCGTTATTCCTTCGTCGGGGTGCGCAGCGCCGCTGTGCTGACGGAGCGCGGGGGCCGAGGGCACTGGCTGGGCACGCCGCCGCCCGGCGTTCCCACCGACGGCGACCCGCTGGCCGTCCTGGCGGGGACGCTCGACGCGCTGCGTACGCCGCGCGATCCGCAGTTGCCGCCGCTTGCCGGCGGGTTGGTCGGTTTCATCGGCTACGACATGGTCCGGCGCCTCGAGCGCCTTCCCCAGACGACAGTCGACGACCTCGGCCTGCCGGAGCTGCTCCTCCTTCTGGTCACGGACCTTGCCGTCTTGGACCACTACGACGGCAGTGTGCTGCTCATCGCCAACGTGTTGCCGGGTGATTCGGTGGACGCCGCGGCGGCGCGGCTTGACGAGATGACGTCCGCGCTGCGGCGTCCCGCACCATCGACGGTCACCGTGGTCGACCAGGTGCCGGCACGCGAGCCGCTGCGGCGCACCGCCAGCGACGAGTACTGCGCATGGGTGGAGCGGGCCCGGGAGTACATCCGGGCCGGCGACATTTTCCAGGTCGTTCTCAGTCAGCGTTTCGAGATGACGACGACGGCGTCGGCATTGGACATTTACCGGGTGCTGCGGACCCGCAATCCCAGTCCGTATCTTTTTCTCCTGCGGTTCGAGGGTTTCGACGTCGTCGGATCCAGTCCCGAGGCGCACGTGACCGTGAAGGACGGCCGCGCGACCATGCACCCGATCGCTGGCAGCAATCCCCGTGGGGCTACTCCCGAGGAAGACGCTGCGCTTGCCGCTGCGCTGCTTGCGGATCCGAAAGAACGTGCGGAACACGTGATGCTCGTCGATTTGGCCCGTAATGACCTGGGCAGGGTGTGTGCGCCCGGCACGGTCGAGGTCGTGGATTTCATGGCGGTCGAGCGCTACAGCCACATCATGCACTTGGTCTCCACCGTGGTTGGGCAGGTTGCGCCGGGACGGAATGCGCTCGACGTTCTAACGGCGACATTTCCAGCCGGCACGCTCTCCGGTGCGCCCAAGGTACGGGCGATGGAAATCATCGAGGAATTGGAGCCGACCCGCCGCGGCCTCTACGGCGGCGTTGTCGGGTACGTCGATTTTGCCGGCGACCTCGACACCGCGATTGCGATTCGTACCGCGTTGCTGCGCGACGGCACCGTCTACGTTCAGGCCGGAGCGGGATTGGTTGCCGATTCCAACCCGGTGAGAGAAGACCAGGAATGTTGCAACAAGGCCAACACGGTGCTGTCCGCGGTGACGATCGCCGAAACGCTGCATCCCGCCGGCTGACGGAATTCACCCTCACGATCGGCGGTCTGGTCGTCGTCGGCGGCCTTTTGCTCATTGCCGGCGGCCGGCCGTGGATCCGCTTCACGACGGTGAGCGCCGCCGGACTGCGCCTGTCGGCGGTCGCGACCGGGCATGACGCCGCGGGTACCGCGTACGCCGCGGGATTCGTCTTCCTTGCCGCAGCGGCCGCGATGCCGGCGGTCCGGGCCTGGCTTCGGCGTCTTCTGGGAATTCTGATCGGGCTGACGGCCGCGGCGACGGTGGCGACCTGCGGGTCGGTGCTCGCACACCCGGCCCGGGCGGCCGCCAGCCGGGCGGAGGCGGTCTCCCAACTCCGACCGCCGGTGATCACGGCGACGTCCGTCATGATCTGGCCGTGGCTGGCCGGCGCCGGTGCGCTGATCGCCATCGCGCTCGCTGTGCTGGTCGCGGTGCGGTCCGCTCCCTGGCCGGCGATGGGCCGGCGTTACGACCGTGCGCCGCAGGATCGGCGTCCCCCTACAGCCGGACCTGCACGTTCCGCCCCGGAGGCGTCGGCGTGGGACCGACTCGACCGCGGCGAGGACCCGACGGTGTGACAAAATCCTCCGCAAGTAGGGCGATCGAGAGGACCCCATGCGTGGCCACGGTGTAACGAACGCTACCCTGGGCGAGTTCCTCAGTCCGAGGAATCACGTGTTCCGCCCGCAGCGCGGGAGCGGAACAGCGTCGGTCGGAGGGTCCGTGCCGGTGAGCCTGCTCGACGACATCATGGCCGGTGTCCGGGCGGACGTCGCTGCGCGGCAACGTCTCGTGCCGTTGGACCAACTCAAGGCTCGTGCCGCCGGCCGGCCCCGTCCGCTGGACGGCGTCGCCGCCCTCAAGCGGGACGCGGTCACGGTCATCGCCGAGGTGAAACGGTCGAGTCCGTCTCGCGGCGATCTCGCGCCGATCCCCGATCCAGCTGCGCTCGCCCGCGAGTACGCCGCAGGCGGCGCCGCGGCAATCAGCGTGCTCACCGAGCCGCGCCGATTCCACGGTTCGCTGGCTGATCTCGAGGCCGTCCGGCAGGCCGTTGAGATTCCCGTGCTCCGCAAGGATTTCATCTACTGCTCGTACCAGCTCTGGGAAGCGCTGGCCTACGGCGCGGATCTCGTGTTGCTGATCGTCGCAGTGCTCGATCAGAGCGCGCTGGTGTCCCTGATTGAACGGGCGGAATCTCTCGGCCTCACCCCGCTCGTCGAAGTGCACACGGCCGAAGAAGTCAGTCGTGCCGTGGACGCCGGTGCGCGGATCATCGGCGTGAATGCCCGCGACCTGCGGACCTTCGAGGTCGACCGCGACCTTTTCGGACGGCTGGCGCCGCGGATTCCCAACGGAATCGTCAAGGTCGCCGAGTCGGGGGTGCGCGGACCGCGAGATCTCCTCGCGTATGCGGCAGCCGGGGCTGACGCCGTCCTGGTCGGGGAAGGACTGGTGACCGACCGGAACCCCCGGCAAGCCGTCGCCGAACTCGTCACGGCCGGCGCGCACCCGGCTCTCCGGCACGAGGCCATCTAGCCGTGGCCGATCGGAGGCGCTGGTGAGCGGCGTCCGACCAGCGTTGCCGGATGCCGCCGGGCATTTCGGCCCGTTCGGCGGGCGCTTCGTACCGGAGGCGCTCGTCGCGGCACTGGACGAGCTCGCCGCTGCACACGCGGTGGCGATGGCCGATCCGGATTTCCAGCGCGAACTACGGCAGCTGCTCACGTCCTACGCCGGCCGGCCGACACCGATCACCGAGGCGCGGCGGTTCTCCGAGCACGCCGGCGGAGCCCGCATTCTGCTGAAACGCGAGGACCTGACGCACACCGGCTCCCACAAGATCAATAACGTGCTGGGGCAGGCACTGCTCACTGTCCGGATGGGCAAGAAGCGGGTCATCGCCGAGACCGGGGCAGGCCAGCATGGCGTGGCGACCGCTACGGCTGCGGCGCTCTTCGGCTTGGACTGCACGATCTACATGGGCGAGGAGGACACGCGCCGGCAGGCCCTGAACGTGGCCCGGATGCGGTTGCTCGGCGCGGACGTCGTCCCGGTCGACGCCGGTACCCGCACGTTGAAAGATGCGATAAACGAGGCATTCCGCGACTGGGTGACGACCGTCGAATACACCCACTACGTCTTCGGCACGGTGGCCGGCCCGCATCCTTTTCCCGCGGTGGTCCGCGATTTTCAGCGGATCATCGGCGACGAGACGCGGACCCAGGTGCTCGACGCTCTCGGACGGTTGCCGGACGCGGTGGTCGCCTGTGTCGGCGGCGGGTCCAATGCCATTGGGATTTTCACCGCCTTCCTTGCGGATCCGCAGGTCCGGCTGTACGGATTTGAAGCCGGCGGGGAGGGGATCGAGACGGGTCGGCATGCGGCGACGTTGAGCGCCGGGAGCCGGGGCGTCCTGCACGGCGCCCGCACCTACGTGCTGCAGGACGCCGACGGCCAGACCCGCCCGTCGCATTCCATTTCCGCGGGGTTGGACTACCCGGGCGTCGGGCCGGAACACGCGTGGCTGCGGGAAACCGGACGGGTCTGCTACCAGCCGGTCACCGACGCCGAAGCGATGGACGCGTTCCGGCTTCTGGCCCGCACGGAGGGCATTCTCGCGGCGTTGGAGAGCGCGCACGCCCTGGCCGGCGCGTTACGGGTCGGGCGGGAGCTTGGCCCCGGGAGTGTCGTGGTCGTCAGCTTGTCGGGGCGCGGCGACAAAGACGTGCAGACCGCGGCCCGGTGGTTCGGCCTTGATGCGTCGGACAGGTCCAGCAGGTCGGCCGCGTACCGCCGGCCGGGCTCCGGCGTGGACGTCCCCGGCAGGCCGATGTGACCGCCGTCGGTGAGGCTTTGCGCCGGTGCCGCGCGGAGGGCCGTGCCGCGCTGGTGGGTTACCTGCCGGCGTGTTTCCCGGACGTCGAGCGCGGCATCGCGAACCTCCAGGCCCTCCTCGACGGAGGCGTCGACATCCTGGAAATCGGCTTGCCGTACAGCGATCCCGTCCTCGATGGGCCGGTTATCGCCCGGGCCGCCGACGTGGCGCTCCGCGCCGGTTCCACGACGGCTGCCGTCCTGCGCACCCTCGAAGCGGTCGCGGCTTCCGGAGCCGCAGCCGTAATCATGACGTATTGGAATCCCGTCGAGCAGTACGGCGTCGACCGGTTCGCCGCAGCAGTGGCCGCCGCGGGAGGAAGCGGCCTCGTCACACCGGACTTGCTGCCCGATGAAGCGGAAGCCTGGCTGGCAGCCAGTGATGCACATGGCCTGGATCGGATTTTTCTCGTCGCCCCAAGCTCGACCGACGAACGGATCGCGTTGACCGTCCGGTTCTGCCGTGGGTTCGTCTATGCGGCGTCCGTGATGGGTGTCACCGGCGTCCGGGAGCGGGCAAGCGTCCAAGCCCCGGAGCTGGTCGCCCGGGTCCGCCGTTATACGTCACTGCCGGTTGGTGTCGGACTCGGCGTGGGCACGGCCGAGCAGGCGGCGGAGGTCGCCCAGTACGCTGACGCGGTCATCGTCGGTTCCGCGTTCGTGCGGTGTGTCTTCGACGCCGGGGACGACGCTCCGGCCGCGCTCCGCAAGCTCGCGGCCGACCTTGCCGCCGGGGTGCGCAGGATGCCGGCAACCGGGTAGCGTCGAAGTCGCGATGCACACACCCTTGGCCTACCTGCCGAGTCCGAGCCGCGGTGTTTGGCACCTCGGGCCGTTGCCGATCCGCGCATACGCCCTCTGCATCATCCTGGGAATCATCGTTGCCGTTGCGGTGACCGACCGGAGGTGGCGCAACCGCGGCGGTTCTCCCGGTACGGTCGGCACGCTCGTCACCTGGGCCATCCCGTTCGGCTTGGTCGGCGCGCGGCTGTACCACGTGGTCACCGATCCGGAGCTGTACTTCAAGCCGGGTCGCGACTGGGTCCGGGTGTTTTACATCTGGGACGGCGGTCTGGGCATCTGGGGTTCGATCGCCCTTGGAGCGCTCGGCGTGTGGATCGCCTGCCGTCGCTACGGCATTGCGTTCCCGGCGTTCGCGGACGCCGCAGCCCCCGGAATCGCGTTCGCACAGGCCATCGGCCGGTGGGGGAATTACTTCAACCAGGAGCTCTACGGCAAACCGACGACGATGCCGTGGGGTCTGCGGATTGACGGAGCGCATACGGCGTCCGGCCTGCCGGGGATTTACCAGCCGACCTTCCTCTACGAATCGCTGTGGGACGCCGGAACCGCGGTTTTTGTGCTCTGGGCGGATCGGCGGTTCCGGCTCGGTCATGGCCGGGCGTTTCTGCTGTACGCCGCGACGTACACGGTCGGCCGCGGGTGGATCGAGTACCTTCGAGTCGATCACGCCAACCACATCCTCGGGTTGCGCCTCAATGACTGGACGAGCATGCTCGTCTTCCTCGGCGCGGTGATTGCTTTCGTTGTGAGTGCGCGGCGCAGCCCAGGCCGTGAAGTGGTGGTCGAGGGATTACGTTCCGGCAGTACGCCGCCGGGCGTGGCTGCTGCCGACAGCAGCGGCGTCCCGGGCGGGTATGCGCCGGGCGCGGTGAGCAATTCGGCCGGCGAGGCGTCGTCTGCCGTGGCTGTCGACGTCGGGCCGCCCGGATCAGCACCGCCCCCAGGCGCGGATGGATCGGAGGTGGAGCGGTGACGGCTGAGCGGACGAACGAGATGGCCGCTGACACGCCCCGGGCGGAGATCCATCACGATCACCGGGACGTGACCGGCGGGTGGTTGCGCCCGGCCGTGTTCGGCGCCATGGATGGAATGATCTCCAATGTCTCGTTGATCGCTGGCTTTGTTGGGGCAAGTGCGACACCGCACCTGGTGATTTTGAGCGGACTTGGCGGGCTGGTCGCCGGCGCGTTCTCGATGGGCGTGGGGGAGTACGTCTCGGTTGCCTCACAGGCGGATCTTGCGCGGGCTGAGATCGAGGTTGAGCGAACCGAGTTGCTGACCAACGCGCACGCGGAACGTGAAGAGTTGGCCCAGCTGTACATCGCGCGGGGCGTGGAACCCGAACTGGCCCGGGAAGTGGCCCGGCAGCTG
Encoded proteins:
- a CDS encoding Trp biosynthesis-associated membrane protein codes for the protein MLQQGQHGAVRGDDRRNAASRRLTEFTLTIGGLVVVGGLLLIAGGRPWIRFTTVSAAGLRLSAVATGHDAAGTAYAAGFVFLAAAAAMPAVRAWLRRLLGILIGLTAAATVATCGSVLAHPARAAASRAEAVSQLRPPVITATSVMIWPWLAGAGALIAIALAVLVAVRSAPWPAMGRRYDRAPQDRRPPTAGPARSAPEASAWDRLDRGEDPTV
- the trpC gene encoding indole-3-glycerol phosphate synthase TrpC codes for the protein MLDDIMAGVRADVAARQRLVPLDQLKARAAGRPRPLDGVAALKRDAVTVIAEVKRSSPSRGDLAPIPDPAALAREYAAGGAAAISVLTEPRRFHGSLADLEAVRQAVEIPVLRKDFIYCSYQLWEALAYGADLVLLIVAVLDQSALVSLIERAESLGLTPLVEVHTAEEVSRAVDAGARIIGVNARDLRTFEVDRDLFGRLAPRIPNGIVKVAESGVRGPRDLLAYAAAGADAVLVGEGLVTDRNPRQAVAELVTAGAHPALRHEAI
- the trpB gene encoding tryptophan synthase subunit beta yields the protein MSGVRPALPDAAGHFGPFGGRFVPEALVAALDELAAAHAVAMADPDFQRELRQLLTSYAGRPTPITEARRFSEHAGGARILLKREDLTHTGSHKINNVLGQALLTVRMGKKRVIAETGAGQHGVATATAAALFGLDCTIYMGEEDTRRQALNVARMRLLGADVVPVDAGTRTLKDAINEAFRDWVTTVEYTHYVFGTVAGPHPFPAVVRDFQRIIGDETRTQVLDALGRLPDAVVACVGGGSNAIGIFTAFLADPQVRLYGFEAGGEGIETGRHAATLSAGSRGVLHGARTYVLQDADGQTRPSHSISAGLDYPGVGPEHAWLRETGRVCYQPVTDAEAMDAFRLLARTEGILAALESAHALAGALRVGRELGPGSVVVVSLSGRGDKDVQTAARWFGLDASDRSSRSAAYRRPGSGVDVPGRPM
- the trpA gene encoding tryptophan synthase subunit alpha, giving the protein MTAVGEALRRCRAEGRAALVGYLPACFPDVERGIANLQALLDGGVDILEIGLPYSDPVLDGPVIARAADVALRAGSTTAAVLRTLEAVAASGAAAVIMTYWNPVEQYGVDRFAAAVAAAGGSGLVTPDLLPDEAEAWLAASDAHGLDRIFLVAPSSTDERIALTVRFCRGFVYAASVMGVTGVRERASVQAPELVARVRRYTSLPVGVGLGVGTAEQAAEVAQYADAVIVGSAFVRCVFDAGDDAPAALRKLAADLAAGVRRMPATG
- the lgt gene encoding prolipoprotein diacylglyceryl transferase, which translates into the protein MHTPLAYLPSPSRGVWHLGPLPIRAYALCIILGIIVAVAVTDRRWRNRGGSPGTVGTLVTWAIPFGLVGARLYHVVTDPELYFKPGRDWVRVFYIWDGGLGIWGSIALGALGVWIACRRYGIAFPAFADAAAPGIAFAQAIGRWGNYFNQELYGKPTTMPWGLRIDGAHTASGLPGIYQPTFLYESLWDAGTAVFVLWADRRFRLGHGRAFLLYAATYTVGRGWIEYLRVDHANHILGLRLNDWTSMLVFLGAVIAFVVSARRSPGREVVVEGLRSGSTPPGVAAADSSGVPGGYAPGAVSNSAGEASSAVAVDVGPPGSAPPPGADGSEVER
- a CDS encoding VIT1/CCC1 transporter family protein, with protein sequence MAADTPRAEIHHDHRDVTGGWLRPAVFGAMDGMISNVSLIAGFVGASATPHLVILSGLGGLVAGAFSMGVGEYVSVASQADLARAEIEVERTELLTNAHAEREELAQLYIARGVEPELAREVARQLSRDPERALEIHAREELGLTPHDLPSPILAALSSFLAFSVGALLPLLPFLLGATVFWPAVLVTGVALFAAGSAVVRITARPWWYGGLRQLLFGAAAAGVTYGVGAAIGTHVA